A portion of the Acidisarcina polymorpha genome contains these proteins:
- a CDS encoding alpha/beta family hydrolase encodes MRGYLHLPAGSGGDCLILTHGAGANCNSPLLVSLASAFCASGFIVLRCDLPFRQSRPHGPPSRGSAERDQAGLRAAIASGRRQTSGRVLLGGHSYGGRQASMLVAAEPGLADGLLLLSYPLHPPQRPSELRVGHFGDLQKPGMFVHGTQDIFGSIAEMTEALTLVKARTRLLPVSGAGHELITKRSENQVSELVVQAFRSFISEDID; translated from the coding sequence GTGCGAGGATATCTGCACCTCCCGGCCGGTTCGGGTGGAGATTGTCTGATACTGACCCATGGCGCTGGAGCCAACTGCAATTCTCCACTTCTCGTGTCACTCGCCAGCGCATTTTGCGCTTCGGGGTTCATCGTGCTTCGCTGTGATCTGCCATTCCGGCAATCGCGGCCACACGGACCACCGTCTCGCGGCAGTGCGGAGCGTGACCAGGCGGGGCTTCGAGCAGCCATCGCGTCCGGACGCAGGCAGACATCCGGCCGCGTCTTGCTCGGCGGTCACTCCTACGGAGGGAGGCAGGCGTCGATGCTGGTCGCGGCCGAGCCCGGTCTCGCTGATGGACTTCTGCTACTCTCCTACCCGCTTCATCCGCCGCAAAGGCCGAGTGAATTGCGAGTCGGGCATTTCGGAGATCTGCAAAAACCTGGGATGTTCGTTCACGGTACACAGGACATCTTTGGCTCGATCGCCGAGATGACCGAGGCGTTGACGCTCGTGAAAGCTCGAACCAGGCTCCTTCCAGTTTCGGGAGCGGGACATGAACTCATAACGAAGCGGAGCGAAAACCAAGTCTCAGAGCTGGTGGTCCAGGCGTTCCGGTCATTCATAAGCGAGGATATCGATTGA
- a CDS encoding IS110 family transposase, producing the protein MSLVQPTQPSTVLVAIDIAKLRHDVLIEAPGWKSRKRLILPNTAVEFRLFADFLHGLKHPVRIVFEATGNYHRPLAHFLQAEGFHLELIASLAVARTREAMHNSWDKNDPKDAQVLLHLLKTGVTQHYHDPLVNQIHDFQELSLTYAQISLEKTRTQHRLLTHYLPLYFPEIERYYHATRSEWLLAFLQVFPTPALIARLSMEDFVQQAWTVVGRKVSKQRLLEDIYRTAQSSIGIPVAEDSEAVAMFRVVLGEMIRLCQLRDQLEQRAALHLKENVDFRRLQQMPGIGPILALTILAEAGDLRRFNHHRQFLKFCGLDLSTQQSGQFRGATKLSKYGNARLRCAFWMAATVAVRLRENSFRDKFERYLRRDPASADRKRMAYVAVAAKMARVAHGIIKTGTDFRCFYEAAAPSGRAASPGPSRP; encoded by the coding sequence ATGTCCCTTGTCCAGCCTACTCAACCGTCCACCGTTCTGGTAGCGATCGATATTGCCAAGCTCCGTCACGATGTCCTGATCGAAGCTCCGGGATGGAAGAGCCGCAAGCGCCTGATCCTGCCCAACACCGCAGTCGAGTTCCGACTGTTTGCCGACTTTCTTCATGGCTTGAAGCACCCGGTGCGCATCGTCTTCGAGGCCACTGGGAACTACCATAGGCCGCTGGCGCACTTTCTGCAGGCCGAGGGTTTCCATCTGGAGCTGATCGCGTCCCTCGCTGTGGCGCGAACCCGCGAAGCCATGCATAACTCCTGGGACAAGAACGATCCGAAGGACGCCCAGGTCCTGCTCCATCTGCTCAAGACCGGCGTGACTCAGCACTACCATGACCCGCTCGTGAACCAGATCCATGACTTTCAGGAGCTGTCGCTCACCTATGCGCAGATCTCTCTTGAGAAGACCCGGACCCAGCATCGGCTCTTGACCCATTACCTGCCGCTCTACTTTCCGGAGATAGAGCGGTATTATCATGCCACGCGTTCTGAGTGGCTTCTCGCGTTCCTTCAGGTCTTCCCCACGCCTGCCCTGATTGCACGCCTCTCGATGGAAGACTTCGTTCAGCAAGCGTGGACGGTCGTCGGACGCAAGGTAAGTAAACAGCGGCTGCTAGAGGATATTTACCGCACGGCCCAGTCCTCCATCGGGATCCCCGTTGCTGAGGACTCAGAGGCCGTTGCGATGTTCCGCGTCGTACTCGGCGAGATGATCCGACTCTGCCAGCTCCGCGATCAACTGGAACAACGAGCTGCGCTTCACCTGAAGGAAAACGTCGACTTCAGGCGTCTCCAGCAGATGCCAGGCATCGGCCCTATCCTGGCGCTCACGATCCTGGCCGAAGCCGGCGACCTGCGCCGCTTCAATCACCATCGTCAGTTCCTCAAGTTCTGTGGCCTCGATCTCTCGACTCAGCAGTCGGGCCAGTTTCGAGGAGCGACCAAGCTGTCGAAATACGGCAACGCACGGCTTCGCTGCGCCTTCTGGATGGCCGCCACTGTGGCTGTGAGGCTGCGAGAGAACAGCTTCCGAGACAAGTTCGAACGATATCTCCGGCGTGATCCTGCCAGTGCCGACCGCAAGCGTATGGCGTATGTCGCCGTCGCCGCCAAGATGGCTCGCGTGGCTCATGGGATCATCAAGACCGGTACCGACTTCCGCTGCTTCTATGAGGCAGCGGCACCAAGTGGAAGAGCCGCTTCACCTGGGCCGTCGAGGCCGTAA
- a CDS encoding transposase: MKKSRYTEEQIIGILKQHEAGVKTAELCREHGISAATFYGWKSKYGGMDVSEAQRLKALEDENRRLKLLVAELSLHGEALKGVIRKNGWSLPA; encoded by the coding sequence ATGAAGAAGAGCCGTTACACGGAAGAGCAGATCATCGGGATCTTGAAGCAGCATGAGGCAGGAGTGAAGACGGCGGAGTTGTGCCGGGAGCACGGGATCAGCGCGGCGACGTTCTATGGCTGGAAGTCGAAGTACGGCGGCATGGACGTGAGCGAAGCGCAACGTCTGAAGGCTCTTGAAGACGAGAACCGCCGTCTGAAGCTGCTGGTGGCGGAGTTGAGTCTTCACGGCGAGGCGCTGAAGGGCGTGATCCGAAAAAACGGCTGGAGCTTGCCGGCCTGA
- a CDS encoding integrase core domain-containing protein, whose protein sequence is MAQEVGSRSLRSPNLTSCLPQPLPSKCFVWCYGPEFTSRRMLAWSEDWKIGLVHIQPGRPMQNGHVESFHGRLRDECLNASWFRTLNDVRNTLASWRQEYNWERPHSSLGYQTPEQFRQRAGYANVEGQPRLPHLHSHHGGYGVFPKPNLNRESPVMTG, encoded by the coding sequence ATGGCCCAGGAAGTCGGATCTCGGTCGCTACGCTCCCCAAACCTGACTTCCTGCCTTCCTCAACCTCTTCCTTCCAAGTGCTTCGTGTGGTGCTACGGGCCGGAGTTTACCTCGCGGCGCATGCTGGCCTGGTCAGAGGACTGGAAGATCGGGCTGGTGCATATCCAGCCAGGCCGCCCGATGCAAAACGGCCACGTCGAGAGCTTCCACGGACGGTTGCGCGACGAGTGCCTCAACGCAAGCTGGTTCCGGACCTTGAACGATGTGCGCAACACTCTGGCGAGTTGGCGCCAGGAGTATAACTGGGAACGTCCGCACAGTTCGCTGGGCTACCAAACGCCGGAGCAGTTCCGGCAGAGAGCAGGCTATGCAAATGTGGAAGGCCAACCACGCCTCCCACATTTACACAGCCACCACGGCGGCTACGGAGTTTTTCCAAAGCCAAACCTAAACCGAGAATCTCCAGTTATGACTGGTTGA
- a CDS encoding DDE-type integrase/transposase/recombinase produces MKRSSYRYEPRPDRNAALREALVKLARQKPRYGYRRLHAVLSRCGHEVNVKRVYRLYVEERLMVRRKRRKRLVRDRAAEPRLTGANQEWAMDFIVDGLTTGRMVRILSVVDVYTRECLALEADTSLGSGRVTRVLERLIEERGRPENVRSDNVLTQEGKAGEKRRSLSIPYGMCLTTTVPPSGFHEQGLSVRP; encoded by the coding sequence ATGAAGAGGTCAAGCTACCGGTACGAGCCGCGGCCGGACCGCAACGCGGCGTTGCGCGAGGCGTTGGTGAAGCTGGCCCGGCAGAAGCCGCGCTATGGCTACCGGCGGCTGCACGCGGTGTTGAGCCGGTGCGGCCACGAGGTGAACGTGAAGCGGGTCTATCGACTGTATGTGGAAGAGCGACTGATGGTGCGGCGCAAGAGGCGCAAGCGTCTGGTGCGCGATCGCGCGGCCGAGCCGCGGCTGACGGGAGCGAACCAGGAGTGGGCGATGGACTTCATCGTCGATGGGTTGACGACGGGGCGGATGGTGCGCATCCTGAGCGTGGTCGACGTGTACACGCGCGAGTGCCTGGCGCTGGAGGCCGACACCAGCCTCGGCTCAGGGCGCGTGACGCGGGTGCTGGAGCGGCTGATCGAAGAGCGTGGCCGGCCAGAAAATGTGCGCTCGGACAACGTACTAACACAGGAAGGAAAAGCTGGAGAGAAGAGAAGGTCCCTTAGCATCCCGTATGGGATGTGCTTGACGACGACTGTACCTCCAAGTGGCTTCCACGAGCAAGGGCTGAGCGTTCGACCATAG
- a CDS encoding serine/threonine protein kinase, whose product MATDRPAIALEQIGRYRVTGELGRGGMGIVYRGEDHLIGREVAIKTLTEVTPELRERFYLEARSGILSHPNIVTVYELGEHDGNPFIAMEFIQGESLEKKLRLRKRLSLLESLSIVEQLCAGLGYAHGHGVVHRDVKPANVLVQPDGRVTIVDFGIARLADQTRQLTKTDALLGTFHYIAPERLKGEASDGRADVWSVGVMLYEMLTGELPFKGKDVSSLYRVIYEPYVPIGDYVQDLPEGLSNVLDKALAKDIEDRYSTAEEMAFDLQVIADALKHDRVGTLLETARRLAEELQFASARTVLLQAQRIDPGNIDTKALMNDVQDRLNHLQRGEQLRQILEQAQTALGERQWEDAITFFQQAQKLDTENAFGLEERLQEAQERKLQQLKIARLWEQASEARSQGDLTKAQDYLSQALRIDERSTDLRNAYSVILREIKRKQQALQVEELLRSARESYSARNYTETIARLREAAQIDPAHTEVQQLLFTAATRQKEERRQQLLEKIAAEIQESLDLEDFTKARDRVSRALETLPGEGLLLRLQIETESKIREFDVQQSVRKAQLEAQDLFADDPERALQAIEKGLEAAPESETLLQSKQRLQEHLKVIATNSARAEALVAAHTALGSKDYLGARRVLEAAILAHGLSEELENLLGITKAEQAKDEEKQAEIRSAAEARKLVESAVAACDEALAAGDLKRCMRALDDAAKLQGESGILANARKECEAKRERKAAQMLGDAIQAAQQCLMRKSPKEALAELRRVQPVFPFASASMQSDFNRVKSECGETAVKPETTSRPPSGLKPNRATRYLPALVIVAAAVAIAAMWHARHQAATVQKIVTVAPAPTLALTDLEINATPWAKVLLVQDEDGKNVTLPNGDLTTPLRIDGLKVGKYKVTLANPDDQQQTVECNATTADHLCTADLGATDIHQVLIGDHP is encoded by the coding sequence ATGGCGACGGACAGACCAGCAATAGCTTTGGAGCAAATCGGGAGGTACCGCGTCACCGGCGAGCTTGGGCGGGGCGGCATGGGAATTGTCTATCGCGGCGAAGACCACCTGATCGGCAGAGAAGTCGCAATCAAGACGCTGACCGAGGTGACCCCGGAGCTCCGCGAGCGCTTTTACCTTGAGGCCAGGTCGGGAATCCTTAGTCATCCGAATATCGTGACCGTCTATGAGCTGGGCGAGCATGACGGCAACCCCTTCATCGCTATGGAGTTTATCCAGGGTGAGTCTCTGGAGAAGAAGTTGCGCCTGCGGAAGCGCTTGTCCTTGCTGGAGTCGCTTTCGATCGTGGAGCAGCTTTGTGCCGGGCTCGGTTACGCTCATGGCCATGGCGTCGTGCATCGGGATGTGAAGCCCGCGAACGTGCTGGTACAGCCCGATGGACGAGTGACCATCGTCGATTTCGGGATCGCCCGGCTTGCGGACCAGACCCGGCAACTGACGAAGACGGATGCTTTGCTGGGGACATTTCATTACATCGCGCCGGAGCGCCTAAAAGGGGAGGCAAGTGACGGGCGAGCCGATGTGTGGTCGGTCGGGGTCATGCTGTACGAGATGCTGACCGGCGAGTTGCCATTCAAGGGTAAGGATGTTTCTTCTCTCTATCGGGTCATTTACGAGCCCTACGTTCCCATCGGGGATTACGTGCAGGACCTCCCCGAGGGGCTGAGCAACGTGCTCGACAAAGCCCTCGCCAAAGATATTGAGGATCGGTATTCGACCGCAGAGGAGATGGCCTTTGACCTGCAGGTGATTGCCGATGCGCTGAAGCACGACCGAGTGGGCACATTGTTGGAGACCGCGCGCCGGCTGGCCGAAGAGCTCCAGTTTGCAAGCGCACGGACGGTGCTCTTGCAGGCACAGCGTATCGACCCGGGAAATATCGACACCAAGGCGCTGATGAACGATGTGCAGGATCGGCTGAACCATCTGCAGCGTGGCGAGCAGTTGCGGCAAATTCTGGAACAGGCGCAGACCGCTCTCGGGGAGCGGCAATGGGAAGATGCGATCACATTCTTTCAACAGGCGCAGAAGCTGGATACGGAAAACGCGTTTGGCTTGGAAGAGCGGCTGCAAGAAGCGCAGGAACGAAAGCTGCAGCAACTAAAGATTGCCAGACTGTGGGAGCAGGCAAGCGAAGCGCGAAGTCAGGGAGATCTCACCAAGGCCCAGGATTATCTCAGCCAGGCACTACGGATCGATGAGCGCAGCACCGACCTGCGCAACGCATATTCGGTCATCTTGCGCGAGATCAAGCGCAAGCAGCAGGCGCTTCAGGTAGAGGAACTCTTACGTAGCGCTCGAGAGAGCTACAGCGCTCGCAACTATACGGAGACGATTGCACGCTTGCGAGAGGCGGCGCAGATCGATCCTGCGCACACCGAGGTGCAACAACTCCTCTTTACGGCGGCGACCCGGCAGAAAGAGGAACGACGGCAGCAATTGTTAGAAAAGATTGCCGCGGAGATACAGGAGTCGTTGGATCTCGAAGATTTCACCAAGGCTAGAGATCGAGTGTCCCGCGCCCTGGAGACGCTTCCTGGTGAGGGTTTGCTGCTCAGGCTCCAAATAGAGACGGAATCAAAGATACGTGAGTTTGACGTGCAGCAGTCTGTGCGAAAGGCCCAACTGGAAGCGCAGGATCTATTTGCTGACGATCCCGAGCGGGCATTGCAGGCGATCGAGAAAGGACTCGAAGCTGCTCCAGAAAGCGAGACGCTTTTGCAGTCGAAGCAGCGGCTGCAGGAGCACCTGAAAGTGATCGCAACAAACTCGGCCCGCGCAGAGGCACTGGTAGCAGCACACACTGCTTTGGGCTCAAAGGATTACCTGGGGGCTCGCCGCGTTCTTGAGGCTGCGATCCTCGCCCACGGGTTGAGTGAAGAGCTGGAGAATCTGCTCGGAATCACCAAGGCAGAGCAGGCAAAAGATGAAGAAAAACAGGCGGAGATTCGTAGCGCAGCAGAGGCGCGCAAGCTGGTAGAGAGTGCAGTGGCAGCCTGCGATGAGGCACTTGCAGCAGGCGACCTCAAACGCTGTATGCGAGCACTGGACGACGCGGCGAAGCTACAGGGCGAGAGCGGCATCTTGGCCAACGCGCGGAAAGAATGTGAGGCTAAGCGCGAAAGGAAGGCAGCGCAGATGCTGGGCGATGCCATCCAGGCGGCGCAACAGTGCTTGATGCGGAAGTCTCCCAAAGAAGCTCTGGCAGAGCTACGGCGGGTTCAGCCGGTCTTCCCGTTTGCCTCTGCATCCATGCAGAGCGACTTTAACCGGGTGAAGAGCGAATGTGGCGAAACGGCAGTCAAGCCGGAGACCACCAGCCGTCCCCCATCCGGCCTGAAACCGAACCGGGCAACTCGATATTTGCCGGCTTTGGTGATTGTAGCGGCGGCCGTTGCAATTGCCGCAATGTGGCATGCACGGCATCAAGCGGCCACGGTGCAGAAGATTGTGACTGTCGCTCCCGCTCCCACCCTCGCACTGACCGACCTGGAGATCAACGCGACGCCTTGGGCGAAGGTACTGCTCGTCCAGGATGAGGACGGTAAGAACGTCACCCTTCCCAATGGAGATCTGACCACGCCGTTAAGGATCGACGGATTGAAGGTGGGCAAATACAAAGTGACTCTAGCCAATCCGGACGATCAGCAGCAAACGGTTGAGTGTAATGCGACGACTGCCGATCACCTGTGTACCGCCGACCTCGGCGCAACCGACATCCACCAAGTGTTGATTGGAGACCATCCATGA
- a CDS encoding S53 family peptidase translates to MTAIAPALAQSATSAQVLVTSPVLESKLLTLRGNLRPEANAQNDRGAVSGDLVLEHMLLQLKRPADRQAALTEKINAQYKPGSPDFHEWLTADEFGQQYGPNPADIAAVTEWLRGHGLQVNNVAKSGMVIDFSGTADQVKSAFHTEIHTLNAGGIKHISNMQDPQIPAALAGVVVGITSLSDFRPKAANKGITRARIDGASKAVVPQTAAANGVKPDLTVNSDTQIVVPDDLHTVYNFEPVYKNGITGEGQTVVVIEDTNVYSTGDWEVFRSTFGLTKYTHASFKQVHPGGCTDPGDVLGDDGEAILDAEYATAAAPNAKIVLASCANTQTTFGGLLALQSLINEPLPPAIVSISYGDCEAGLGAAGNATFNEAYQQAASEGVSVFVAAGDEGAASCDAGAEFALAGIAVSGYASTAYNVAVGGTDFGDSFAGTNAQYWKKNDNSTFGSAKSYIPEIPWNSSCASTLIANAVGYNVPYGNDGFCNSTEGELFLTTASGSGGPSNCGYGDASRIMPSPADSGTCRGYSKPSYQTGMLGNPKDGVRDIPDVSLFAANGAWGHYYVFCYSQPAQGTGGAPCTGDPSTWSSAGGTSFASPIVAGIQALVNQSTGTPQGNPNYVYYALAKQEFGGTGKSSCNSTLGNAIDASCTFNDVTEGDMDVDCIGAGITSFALYNCYRPSGRFGVLSVSSTAYEKAYNSKTGWDFATGIGTLNVNNLVSNWNKAFE, encoded by the coding sequence ATGACAGCAATTGCGCCGGCCCTCGCCCAGAGCGCGACTTCGGCTCAGGTGCTTGTAACTTCACCCGTGCTTGAGAGCAAGCTGCTAACGTTGCGCGGCAATCTTCGACCCGAGGCGAACGCCCAGAACGATCGAGGGGCGGTGAGCGGTGACCTGGTGCTCGAGCACATGCTGTTGCAGCTGAAGCGGCCAGCGGATCGGCAAGCGGCTTTAACTGAGAAGATCAACGCGCAGTACAAGCCGGGCAGTCCGGATTTTCATGAATGGCTCACCGCTGACGAGTTCGGTCAGCAGTACGGGCCGAACCCGGCGGATATTGCTGCTGTGACGGAATGGCTCCGTGGGCATGGACTTCAGGTGAACAATGTCGCCAAGAGTGGGATGGTCATCGATTTTTCGGGAACGGCGGACCAGGTCAAGTCCGCGTTTCATACCGAGATTCACACGTTGAATGCCGGCGGCATCAAGCACATCTCAAACATGCAGGATCCGCAAATTCCGGCGGCTCTGGCCGGGGTGGTGGTGGGGATTACTTCATTGAGCGACTTTCGTCCCAAAGCGGCTAACAAGGGCATCACCCGGGCGCGGATCGATGGCGCCTCTAAAGCGGTCGTTCCACAGACTGCTGCGGCGAACGGGGTGAAGCCGGATCTGACGGTGAACAGCGATACGCAGATTGTTGTGCCGGACGATCTGCATACTGTTTATAACTTCGAGCCCGTCTACAAGAACGGGATCACCGGAGAGGGACAGACCGTGGTGGTGATCGAAGACACCAATGTCTATTCAACTGGCGACTGGGAGGTGTTTCGCAGCACGTTCGGTTTAACGAAGTACACCCACGCCAGCTTCAAGCAAGTGCATCCGGGCGGCTGTACAGATCCTGGCGACGTGCTCGGCGACGACGGCGAAGCGATTCTGGATGCGGAGTACGCGACCGCGGCTGCTCCCAACGCGAAGATCGTGCTGGCGTCGTGTGCGAATACGCAGACGACATTTGGCGGATTGCTGGCGCTGCAGTCGCTGATCAACGAACCGCTGCCTCCAGCGATTGTGAGCATCAGCTATGGCGATTGTGAGGCTGGGCTGGGGGCCGCTGGTAATGCGACGTTCAACGAAGCGTACCAGCAGGCGGCCTCTGAGGGTGTTTCGGTGTTTGTCGCTGCGGGAGATGAAGGAGCGGCTTCCTGCGATGCGGGCGCAGAGTTTGCCCTGGCTGGTATCGCGGTGAGCGGCTACGCTTCTACTGCTTATAACGTTGCCGTGGGTGGAACTGACTTCGGCGACAGCTTCGCCGGAACGAACGCCCAGTACTGGAAGAAGAATGACAACTCTACTTTCGGGTCGGCCAAATCTTATATTCCAGAGATCCCATGGAACAGTTCGTGTGCGAGCACGCTGATCGCGAATGCGGTTGGCTACAACGTCCCTTACGGAAACGATGGTTTTTGCAACTCGACGGAGGGCGAGCTATTCCTGACAACGGCGAGCGGCAGCGGCGGACCTAGTAATTGCGGCTACGGGGATGCCAGTCGGATCATGCCCTCGCCTGCAGATAGCGGAACATGCCGAGGTTATTCGAAACCTAGTTATCAGACCGGGATGTTGGGCAACCCAAAGGATGGTGTTCGGGACATTCCGGATGTTTCGTTGTTTGCAGCGAATGGCGCGTGGGGACACTACTACGTGTTCTGCTATAGCCAGCCTGCGCAAGGAACCGGCGGAGCACCCTGCACGGGCGATCCCTCAACCTGGTCGAGCGCGGGCGGAACATCGTTTGCGTCGCCCATTGTCGCGGGCATCCAGGCGCTGGTTAACCAGTCGACGGGTACTCCGCAGGGCAATCCCAATTACGTTTATTATGCGCTAGCGAAGCAGGAGTTTGGAGGCACGGGAAAAAGCTCGTGCAATTCAACTCTCGGCAATGCCATTGACGCTTCCTGCACCTTCAACGATGTGACCGAGGGTGATATGGATGTGGACTGTATAGGAGCCGGCATCACCAGTTTCGCGCTCTACAACTGCTATCGGCCGTCGGGGAGGTTCGGTGTGCTCTCAGTGAGCAGCACTGCGTACGAAAAGGCTTATAACAGCAAAACCGGCTGGGATTTTGCGACCGGCATTGGGACGTTGAATGTAAATAACCTGGTGTCTAACTGGAATAAAGCCTTCGAGTAA